A window of Flammeovirga kamogawensis genomic DNA:
ATATACCGAGGTTAATTGCCTTTTGAAAAGTTGTATTGTATCTCGAAACAGCATCTGGTGCATTCATATCACCTTTATTGTATATTGTTCCGTTTTCTTTGATTAATACAGATATTTCTAATGGGGATGGAATAGATTCCAACACCTCAGTAACAGGTAACACTTCTTGTGTTACTTTTGTAGGCTGGGCTTCTTCAGTACTTGATTTAACTTTATCTTTAGGCAATTCACTAGCCATTGATACAGATGATGCAAGTAGCACTGATGCTGCCAGTGTATTTAGATATTTGGTCTTCATCTTTCTTTGGTTTTCTAATATCTATTTTTCTATAGTTGCTTAAATAACTACAATTAGATTTAAACTTTTATGCTTCTTTTGACATTATTCTTGAAAATAATACTTCAACACCTTCAATGAGCTTTTTGAGGAGTTCAAAATAAAGAGTGAAGTATAAAATCAATGACATAAGCCAGATCATAAGCACATTAAATGTAAATGTGTCAATATATGTGCCAAATACTTTCTTTTCAGGTGCAAAAAGGTGAGTTCTATAATCAAGAGGACCAGAAGTATTCTCCTTAATGAAGAAAATAGGGTCAATTAATTGTATAATTCTATTATGATCAACCACAGTTCTGTTTAAAACATTTTTGTTTTTCACAAAAGTTTCAAGTTGATTGTTATAGTAAAGATTTTTAGATTTTGAAAGATCAAACTTATCGCCTAGCTCTTTTTTCATCTTATATATCTTAGTATCACGCTCTTCTTCTGCTTTAATTAAAATGTCATTGTAGAAAATTGAAGATTCGTAGAAAATCTTTCTAAGTTTATTTCCTTCATTAGAAGATACTTTACCATCAGATAAATAATCTAAAGCTAATTCTTTTTTATCAGAATGAGTTGTAAAGAATAAATCTGAATTAATTTCATTTGTTAAAGTAAGAATATCTGATTTTAATATTTTAGCTGTACTATCATTAGTGTTTTTACTATTTAATTGTACATCATATAAAATCTCTTCCATTTTAGGTTCCCAATAAGCACTTTTGTAATTACTTTGACTCAATTTCATGTCAATATCAAAGAATGGCTTTTCATATCTGTTGTTTTTATATTGCTCAACAGATAATGCTTCATATGCCCATCTAGATGTCATTACATCTGCAATTAATGGAGTTTTACCATGTTGACTAATCGTATTATTTAATTTAGAAAAATCAAATATTAATCCACTCAATATCATTTGAGGAATCAAAAGAATAGGGATCAATATGTAAACAGTTATTGCAGAGTTAAATGCTGATGATATATTTAAACCAATCATGTTTGCATGGCAAGAAACTGTAAATAGAACTAGCCAATAAGCGAATGAAAGGTCTGGTATTTCAAGAATTGTGTTACCTATTAATACAAAAGTTGCCGTTTGAACAGCTGAAAAACCAAAGAGAATAATCAGTTTAGAAAACAAGTAACTAGATCTACTTAAGTTCAAGAAGGATTCTCTTTTCTTTATTTTTCTATCTTTAATGATCTCTTCAGCACTCACAGTCATACCCATAAATAAAGCAACTAAAATTGCAATTAGGATATAAGCAGGTACATTTTCATTATGTCTAAATAGGTATTCAGTATCGCCATCTTTGATGTAATATATTATCCAAGATAATAATAATGCTAAGAATGGAGCTTCTAATAAGTTAATTAGAAGGTATTGTTTATTACTGAATTTAGACAAGAAATCACGGACTGTAAAAATTGCAGTCTGTTTTAGTTTAGATGGTATTCTTAATGTTTTCGGAGGGTCTACATGAACCTCTTCTACATCTGGTTTCTCAAAAGTTTCAGTGTAAACTCTATACCAATCTTCAGGTGTAGCTTTTCTCTTATTTGTAAACTCACCGTATTCATCTACTACTTGTGCTTCAATAATATTGAAGAGTTGTTCAGGGTTAACATTACCACAAGTATTACATTGTCCTTGATCACTATCAACTTGTCCAGCAGCACTCTTAAAGTGTGTAATTGCTTCGATTGGGTTACCATAGAAAACAGGATACCCACCAGTATCGAGTAGCCACATTTTATCAAACATTTTGTAAATGTCTGACGAAGGCTGATGTATAACAACAAAGATTAATTTTCCTTTTAAAGAAAGTTCTTTTAATAAATCGATTACATTTTCTGAGTCACGTGACGATAAACCAGATGTTGGTTCATCAACAAACATTACTGCAGGTTCACGGATTAATTCTAATGCAATGTTTAGTCTTTTTCTTTGTCCTCCTGATATTTTCTTATTAAGAACATTACCCACAACTAAATGAGCAATTCTATCAAGTCCTAGACTTTCAAGAACTTCAGTAACTTTATTCGTTAACTCTTCCTCACTCATGTCTTTAAAACAGAGTTTAGCATTGTAGAATAAGTTTTGGAATACTGTAAGTTCTTCAATTAGAAGGTCGTCTTGAGCTATATATCCAATGACGCCTTCAATTTTATCTTTTTCTTTATGGATATTGTATCCATTAATTCTTACTTCACCTCCAGAAGGAGTTTCTAAGCCTGCTAAAACATTTAAGAGTGTAGTTTTACCAGCACCAGAAGCACCCATAATACCGATTAGCTGACCTGAGTTTTCACCAAAATTTATATCTCTAAGACCAATACCTCCATTAGGGAACTTGTATTCTAGATTTTCTACAATGAAAGAAATATTACCATTAATTTCATCAGAGTTGTATTTGTTTACTAGATCACTGTAGTATAAAGGAGCACCTTTAGGTGTTTTAAAAATACTACCAGGAGAAAAGAGGTGAATTGTATTAGCAGCAACAGGTTGACCATTTAAATAAATTGTGTCTTTACCTGTATATTTAGTGAAGTATAAAGCAACACTTTTTAAGCGAATAAAGATAATTTCACCATCAAGTAAACCTGAGTCAATAAATTTAATTTTACTTCCTTCAGGAGGCATTTCATCATCGAAAATAAGGATATCCTCATTGTCGATTTTAGAAGAATGCGTTTCGATGATAAATCTCTCTAATAATTTATACTCAGCAGAAGGGATATTAAATACATCAGCAACCGTATGGATAATATCCATTCGTTGAGGTGTGAATGATTTATCTGAAGAAACTAGTTCCAAAAGTTTTACCATTACAATGGTTTTTTGCTTTTGATCTAGTGTTTTGTTAATCTTTCTACAAAGTGATAATGTACGAACTGAGTTACGTACAGAGACAGCATCAGTTAAAGCCTTGTCAGTTTCTGCTGATTCTCCTTTCGCAGCTCTTTTCTTTGCCGCTTTCGCTTTTCTCTTAGCAATACGATCTTCTTCATCTTGGATAAGCTGGTCGTAAAGCTGGATATATTCTTCGACTGATCGCTTTTCAAGTTCTTGATTAAGGAACTTGATAACAAAGTCTCTCTCTACAGAAGTTAAACCTTCGTCTTGAGTAGATATAATTGCAAATAATTGCGTCAGTGCTTTTAGTATTTCTTCACTCATAGATTACCGTGTCTACTACGGAAATTCAAATCTTTATTAAAAAATATATACTTAGCAAAAAGTATACATTTATTTAATGCAGTAGTTTGGGGAAATATTGTATTTCAAGAAGTTTTTTCTTGAGATAAATAAAAAAAACACTTGATTAAGTCGAATAATCAAGTGTTTTTTAATGGTACTAACTAATTTTAGTACGTTTCGAATTCAAATTCTAATTCGACTAATTCTTCGAATTCTTCACCTGCTTCTTGCATGTCTTCATCATCTTCATGATAATACCATACTACAGTTACTCCTTCGATTTCTTCTAATTTAGATAATACATCTAAAATAAGTTTTGATGAGGCTGTATTGAAATACTCAAGTTTAAATAAAAACTTTGTACTCGATAATGCTTCTTCAGAATAAGCGTCGATCCAATTTAAAATAGGAGCAAAGAATTCTGCGGAATCTTCAGGAAGTGATCTACCTGAAATCTCAAACAATTCGTTGTCTTTGTCCAAGATGACTTT
This region includes:
- a CDS encoding ATP-binding cassette domain-containing protein codes for the protein MSEEILKALTQLFAIISTQDEGLTSVERDFVIKFLNQELEKRSVEEYIQLYDQLIQDEEDRIAKRKAKAAKKRAAKGESAETDKALTDAVSVRNSVRTLSLCRKINKTLDQKQKTIVMVKLLELVSSDKSFTPQRMDIIHTVADVFNIPSAEYKLLERFIIETHSSKIDNEDILIFDDEMPPEGSKIKFIDSGLLDGEIIFIRLKSVALYFTKYTGKDTIYLNGQPVAANTIHLFSPGSIFKTPKGAPLYYSDLVNKYNSDEINGNISFIVENLEYKFPNGGIGLRDINFGENSGQLIGIMGASGAGKTTLLNVLAGLETPSGGEVRINGYNIHKEKDKIEGVIGYIAQDDLLIEELTVFQNLFYNAKLCFKDMSEEELTNKVTEVLESLGLDRIAHLVVGNVLNKKISGGQRKRLNIALELIREPAVMFVDEPTSGLSSRDSENVIDLLKELSLKGKLIFVVIHQPSSDIYKMFDKMWLLDTGGYPVFYGNPIEAITHFKSAAGQVDSDQGQCNTCGNVNPEQLFNIIEAQVVDEYGEFTNKRKATPEDWYRVYTETFEKPDVEEVHVDPPKTLRIPSKLKQTAIFTVRDFLSKFSNKQYLLINLLEAPFLALLLSWIIYYIKDGDTEYLFRHNENVPAYILIAILVALFMGMTVSAEEIIKDRKIKKRESFLNLSRSSYLFSKLIILFGFSAVQTATFVLIGNTILEIPDLSFAYWLVLFTVSCHANMIGLNISSAFNSAITVYILIPILLIPQMILSGLIFDFSKLNNTISQHGKTPLIADVMTSRWAYEALSVEQYKNNRYEKPFFDIDMKLSQSNYKSAYWEPKMEEILYDVQLNSKNTNDSTAKILKSDILTLTNEINSDLFFTTHSDKKELALDYLSDGKVSSNEGNKLRKIFYESSIFYNDILIKAEEERDTKIYKMKKELGDKFDLSKSKNLYYNNQLETFVKNKNVLNRTVVDHNRIIQLIDPIFFIKENTSGPLDYRTHLFAPEKKVFGTYIDTFTFNVLMIWLMSLILYFTLYFELLKKLIEGVEVLFSRIMSKEA
- a CDS encoding DUF1987 domain-containing protein — protein: MKVLNLAGTEDTPKVILDKDNELFEISGRSLPEDSAEFFAPILNWIDAYSEEALSSTKFLFKLEYFNTASSKLILDVLSKLEEIEGVTVVWYYHEDDEDMQEAGEEFEELVELEFEFETY